A genome region from Macrobrachium rosenbergii isolate ZJJX-2024 chromosome 42, ASM4041242v1, whole genome shotgun sequence includes the following:
- the LOC136827635 gene encoding uncharacterized protein, which yields MFTRDTNLPNRTGLRNNTYIKVALLSTDISRKKKKKKKKLGFRGEKSDRNWHRVNVVPVASCANVLDLVPLPRWTASIRRARSEVRHSTSLLLLLEMKYFLFLTLVALAAAQFPFRGRPQGFRPRPSQGFGGGSGRNGGGADGRNGQSEYHYSWLHDGGRKYPHGQAIGYCNGLGGGWGPVGIESGGESNFINGVISSHRQEYIWTGGVQQGAGWGWINGGPFNGINWSHTGGNRVPQPDNREGNEACLAVLNDFYRDGIKWHDVACHHTKPIICERRV from the exons ATGTTTACAAGAGATACGAATCTACCAAACAGAACGGGACTCAGAAACAATACCTATATCAAAGTCGCGTTACTCTCAACGGACAtttcccgcaaaaaaaaaaaaaaaaaaaaaaagctcggaTTCCGTGGTGAAAAGAGCGATCGAAATTGGCATCGCGTTAACGTGGTTCCTGTGGCGTCGTGTGCCAACGTCCTTGACCTAGTACCTCTACCGAGATGGACTGCGAGTATAAGAAGGGCCCGATCCGAAGTCAGACACAGCACTTCTCTTCTGCTACTACTCGAG ATGAAATACTTCCTCTTCCTGACATTGGTGGCGCTCGCCGCCGCCCAGTTCCCTTTCAGGGGTAGACCACAAGGATTCAGGCCCCGCCCATCCCAAGGATTCGGAGGCGGTTCAGGTCGTAACGGCGGCGGT GCTGACGGCAGAAACGGCCAAAGCGAATACCACTACTCATGGCTTCACGACGGAGGCAGAAAGTACCCCCACGGACAAGCCATCGGTTACTGCAACGGCCTCGGAGGTGGATGGGGCCCTGTGGGGATTGAATCCGGCGGCGAGAGCAACTTCATCAACGGAGTCATCTCATCCC ACCGCCAAGAATACATCTGGACAGGAGGTGTCCAGCAGGGAGCTGGATGGGGTTGGATTAACGGAGGACCATTCAATGGAATCAACTGGTCCCACACTGGAGG TAACCGCGTGCCACAGCCCGACAACCGTGAGGGTAACGAAGCCTGCCTGGCCGTGCTCAACGACTTCTACCGCGACGGAATCAAATGGCACGACGTTGCTTGCCACCACACCAAGCCCATCATCTGCGAACGCCGAGTCTAA